In the genome of Flavobacterium panacagri, one region contains:
- a CDS encoding sensor histidine kinase: protein MNKLFFRILVLLMSLSLIGIILVQVFWFNSSFKNNEEQFKYHVTQVIGNVADKLEQQEEYSFYDKYNRIKDSTGKIPKKEDLLEVLYVQRNPKTNKTIVYSSTLTSEDYDINGSLFNKKFSSERFKNFSSKRVTEVYNNNGGIDNNGLGQSIIPDLKIEKSGSLDILNKVQQQIQYKDIASLTPIEGRVTKDKLYKLLKKELEEYEVKTKFEFAIYSNGIPTKIKSDGFHSLDKEATYSIPVFTDNEGNSKYELSVTFPHKKKFLLSELLSITILSIVFTLIIIVAYTSALNQLLRQKHISEIKTDFINNMTHEFKTPIATINLALDAIRSPKVIEDKEKVYRYLQMIRDENKRMHAQVENVLRISKLEKRELDITKEPTVVTDIIDDAIEHVNLILEDRQGTVERHYDAARTTVLINEVHFTNVLVNILENAIKYSPDVPKIEVFTENVKDMILIKVRDHGLGMSKIAQKRVFEKFYREHTGDLHNVKGHGLGLAYVKRIVEDHNGQVYVESEKGKGSTFIIKIPLIN, encoded by the coding sequence ATGAATAAATTATTTTTTAGAATACTTGTTTTATTGATGAGTTTGTCCTTAATCGGGATAATTCTGGTTCAAGTATTTTGGTTCAATTCTTCGTTCAAGAATAATGAAGAACAATTTAAATACCACGTTACTCAAGTAATTGGAAATGTTGCAGATAAACTGGAACAGCAAGAGGAGTACAGTTTCTACGACAAATACAACCGTATTAAAGACAGCACGGGTAAAATTCCAAAAAAAGAAGATTTACTAGAAGTACTTTATGTACAAAGAAACCCAAAAACGAATAAAACAATTGTTTATTCGAGTACTTTGACATCTGAAGATTACGACATAAACGGATCTCTTTTTAACAAAAAGTTCAGTAGTGAGCGTTTTAAAAATTTTAGTTCAAAAAGAGTGACCGAAGTTTATAATAACAACGGTGGAATTGATAATAACGGTTTAGGACAGAGTATCATTCCTGATCTGAAAATTGAAAAATCAGGAAGTTTAGATATTCTAAATAAAGTGCAGCAACAGATTCAATATAAAGATATTGCTTCTTTAACTCCAATAGAAGGAAGGGTTACAAAAGACAAGCTTTATAAATTATTGAAAAAAGAGCTGGAAGAATATGAAGTTAAAACCAAGTTTGAATTCGCAATATACAGTAATGGAATTCCAACCAAGATTAAATCTGATGGATTTCATTCTTTAGATAAAGAAGCAACTTACAGTATTCCGGTTTTTACTGATAATGAAGGAAATAGTAAATATGAATTATCAGTTACGTTTCCGCACAAAAAGAAGTTCTTATTATCTGAATTATTAAGTATTACTATTCTATCGATAGTTTTTACTTTGATCATAATTGTGGCTTACACGAGTGCATTAAATCAATTACTGCGTCAAAAACATATTTCTGAGATCAAAACAGATTTTATAAATAATATGACGCATGAATTTAAAACACCAATTGCGACAATAAATTTAGCACTAGATGCTATTAGAAGTCCTAAGGTAATTGAAGATAAGGAAAAGGTTTATCGATATCTTCAAATGATTAGAGATGAAAATAAAAGAATGCATGCTCAGGTCGAAAATGTACTGCGTATTTCTAAACTGGAAAAAAGAGAGCTTGATATTACAAAAGAACCTACTGTAGTTACTGATATAATTGATGATGCAATAGAACATGTAAATCTAATATTAGAAGATAGACAAGGTACAGTAGAAAGGCATTATGATGCTGCAAGAACAACAGTTTTGATTAATGAAGTTCATTTTACCAATGTATTGGTTAATATTTTGGAAAATGCCATAAAATATTCTCCGGATGTTCCTAAGATCGAAGTCTTTACAGAGAATGTAAAAGACATGATTTTGATAAAAGTTAGAGATCACGGATTAGGAATGAGTAAGATAGCTCAAAAGCGAGTTTTCGAAAAGTTCTATAGAGAACATACAGGAGATTTGCACAACGTAAAAGGCCACGGTTTAGGTTTGGCCTATGTAAAAAGAATTGTAGAAGACCATAATGGTCAAGTA